Below is a genomic region from Raphanus sativus cultivar WK10039 chromosome 4, ASM80110v3, whole genome shotgun sequence.
TTCTCTCTGTTCGACTTCTCCTTAGCTCCTTTGCTCTTTCCATTTCTGTACGTGCCTTTGAATATAGAAAGACGCCTCTGATCCCCACGCCTATATATCCACAAGGCTCTCaccattaattaaaaaaaaatgaaaactttatcAAACCCAGAACAGTGTGAAGTAGAATGAGAACTCACCCGGAGCTTTTGGATTGAATACCCATTTTCCGACACATCTGATGGATCACGCCACGTTCGTTGTTCGAAAGATTATGCTCAAACGTGTAAACTACAACAAAAACGAAAAGAAAGGAAGCACATTTCAATCGAACAGGGTTAAGACATTTTGCAAATCAGTTTCCATGAAATCAAACTGAATTAGAATCGAAAGAGACAGAGTTGGGAGAATCTGTTACCTTCGTTGTCGGAGGCTCGGAAGTCTTCGATGACTTTAGAAGCCCAGATCCTAGTAGCTTCGACGGAACTTGGCTTGCCTGCTGCATTTTCAGACCTGAACCTCTTGTTCCCCATCGCTTTTTTTTAGGGTTTCTCGATTGTGATGAGATTGAAGGGTTGAGTGTTGTAATGGTtcgatgagttttttttttctttttttgcccTTTCGAAGTTTGATTGAATTATAAAGGAAACCGCCTTTCCTTCTCCTCTCTTtgtcaattattttattttatttttttggcgTAGGAAAAGAAGAAATAATTGATTGGCGATGGATGCTCTGAAACTTAAGAATATGCTTCGGCTGGACGTCTTAAGCCCAGTGACTCATTCACTTGCAACAAAAACAAACTCCTATTCTATGTAGTAGTTTGTTTTTGGTGCAAGTGAATGAGTCGCTGGATTTAAAAAGAAGTCTAGCCGaagcatttttttttatcaaaaaaaaaaaaattctatttagtagttatacaaaattattattttaaattttatatcttagtaaattttaaattttatacatataatcCGGTGCTAATACAGACAGATAACATAGCATAAAACATCTTTTCCACCAGAAATCGAATTAGAGGTGAACCTACTCCAATCACTAAACTACTATAATCCAACAAACTGTTAgtagtttttttaataagagacagtgtgtatatatattgttattacatttttaaccCTAAATGTTgatataatacatattaaaatataaggaattttcaaaaataacattttttctgACAAAAAAccatacaaaaagaaaatgattaaaataaatttcattcaaaataaatagaagTTATACATTTATTCTAtagatatataaacataaataaatttttaaataaatttttttttttggaaaaagcttttttgattttctttcaattttttatcttttcaatttttatttcaaatccaaaattcctttttaatattttaaaatttatttattttaaattttatcttaaattttaatcCTAAACTCAACCCCCCAAATTTAATCCCCTAAATCTAAACGCtaagtatatattatttaatagtatgtGTATAAGGCTTTTAcctctttaataaaaaattattttaatcattttgttctttgtgactattttgtgataaaaaaaagttcatgCTATGCAAAAGCCTTTTTCTAAAACATATGTTAGTttcataaaaattaagattgtttattcggttttagttttaatagaaATGCCCaagcaccaaaaaaaaatgtatcacaaaataaatttcaaatatcaaACCGATCAAAATACATTCTTCTTGAATGAATATCTTTTGGTCATTTTTGtagttaaaaagaaataataactGGATTTTGTTTGAAGATTTACCCTAGTTTTAATACACTGGGTTTACTTTCTATTTTGAGcctaatttattttcaattaattGACTGAAAAATCgatcagaattttttttttaaaccaaatatatagtgtttttctttttggttcaaaatttatattacagAATTCATCATATGCAGAAAACAAACGATTTATACGGACGAACAAGATGGAGCACGTCATATCACACGCGCCTGTCGAGTGAAAAAAACGTACGAAGTTATAACTAAACGTAGATTCCTTCCCCTCGTAagatttttcaaatttgaaaaaaacaaacgaCTATTCAGACCCCACACCACCACCACTCTCAACTTTCTCGGGGGGAAAGAAATCTCTCGCcaccaataaaaattcaaattagtAGCTGAAGCGCACCACCATTCTCACGCTGCACATATTCTTCTCCCAAGGTCCCGCAACGAACGATTCGATCGAAAGCGAGCCATGAGTTGTCTCTTTCGTTGCTTCCGCGCCAGAGCCGAGCGATCTACCATCGACGACTCCGTCTCTCAACCTCCCGGCCTCAACTCCAACGTAATCCACCTCTCGCTTCCTTTCGCTTTCTCAGTGTCGAATTAGCCGTTACAATTCTGAATCGATTGTAAAAATGTTCATTGTTAGGTCTACTTGACCTGGATTTtgataacttcttttttttttaaatggtggTTCAGAGAAGCGGCCATGACTCGACGAATCGTTTATCAGCTTTATTTCTCTCTCaaggtgttaaaaaaaaactcatttgtctctctctctctaatacCTTAATGGTTTGAAAGAAGGTCTTACTTacttgtttctttcttctcttagAGAAAGCAGATTCATCGCCTTGTCATCATCACAGTCAAGGATCTGGTTTGCATATTCACAAAGATCTCCAGTATGAGGTATCTTTCATATCAAACTCAAAACCCTGAGAATCGTGTGATTCCAATCACTCTTAGCTTCCATCTATGTGTTGTCAATTACCACTTTCCGATTCTACTAGGATTCTTGGAGTTAAAGCTTTTGGTATTCATTACATTATTACGTTTGCTTGACTCACTTCGTTTGCTTCCTTTTGTGATACTTGAGCTCAAGCTCTGGCTTTTGGAATGAAAAAACTGTTTTCTTATCAGTCCAATTTGTTTGCTTGTGTACCTCGGGAATTACAGGCTCAGCTTCTCAAAACTTGCAGCGCAGCAACAGCCACACCGATTGAAATTAGGAAGACATCCGAAGAACTGGAAACTCCTCAACGTGGAAAACAGTTTACATCTTCCCAATTTCATTCCTGGATCTCTGATGCAGTCTTTCACTTGGATGAAGCAAAAACAGATGAACCCTGTGGAGAGTTTTCTGAGCAAACTCCTAGCAGGTGGGAGTGCTACTTTTCTTCTCTTTAAGCAGAGAGTTTAGTTTAAATAGTAAAACTGGCATGACTGCATATGTATATATCCTAACATGGTTTGTGTACACCGAGAAAGAAGTTCTAGAGCTTTCATTGATCTGGATTTactctttttttgttcttttgtaatTATCAGTTGCATGACCGATGCCCGAAACAGTGCAAGGATCTCCACTGGGTATAGTGATGCTGGTGAAGAAAGCATTGGTACTGAGTTTAGAGATGGCCTGGTGGATAGATCCAGCAAGGCGCCAGTCACAGATGGAAACATTACAGGAAAGAAGGAACCAGTGAGGTTTGAATGTGACTTTGATCGATCTTACTCTTTTAGTTCTTCCAAGAACAGCATTTCAAAGATACCAGAGAAGGCTGGAAAGACCTCATTGAAGCTATCTGATGAGATTCAAACTCCTGGAACCATGATTCCTGCAAATATGGAATCAGCAGCAAGAGGGAGAGCAAGAACCAGGTCGCAGCGTGTGCATTCACCTTCCAATCTCATTGCAAACGCCTCCATATGCAATCTCCCTGAAGATTCAGATGAAATCCAAGAACACACTAAAGTGCAGGCTtgcaaagagaagaaagaaactgaATCTCTCTTATCAGTAACTTGCGAGGGAAAGTTGGAAGAGAGTTCAGAGAAGAGTGAACAAAACATGACGGATGTATCAACCATAACTTATGGGGACAGGCCTATCATTGGAACTGCTGCTGCTCACTGGAACGAGAAAGAGCAGTCTCAAATCTCACCCAAATGGTGGGATGGTAATGGGATACCAAACTCTACAAACAAGTACAAAGAGGTACACTACTGATCTCTTGTTTAATCCCTAAGCTTCTTCACATCTTCCTCTCACTAATGATAACACATGGAGAGTTACTTGTCTTAATGCAGGATCAGAAAGTGAGATGGCACGCAACATCATTCGAGGAGAGATTGGAGAAAGCACTTTCAGAAGAAGGTGGTCACTGTTTCATCCCATCACGGTATATTCTTCTCCTTCTATTAGTAGCATGATTAATATACTCAATTAGAAACAAAAACTATTCTGGACTTTAATGATAGTAGTAAGTATTAACCAATGATATGCATAAACCTGTTGCTGTGCAGAAAACTTGAAGTAATGGAAGATGCGGAAAGGGACACAGCTATGTCACAGCTGCATCATCCAGCGCAATCCACATCAATCGTTTCCTTCTGATCATTGAGTATTGTTGAGACAATATTGGCTTTCGTACAGAATGGTTATCATGAGTTCATGACTCATGAGCAATATGATACGTAGAAGAATCTATATAGCAAACTATACACGACGGTTCATGGTTTCATAAAAACTTTATATTGCAAGTCCTGAatctattttagatttttttttataatattcatTATCTAGTGATTCTGTCTACTATACTTTATTCTGATTCTGTTCGGAGGGAAGTTTTGGGACGGAGATATCaacacattatttttttttatttcttatcaaCACATTATTTAACCATGGACATTTAGGTATTTGATTCAGTGAttgatttttttggatttaaGATATATTCTTTTCAATTTCAAAAAGATgcatattttacattaaaaaaaatatttcaaaaaggtacatttttgtatttttaatacattcttttgtaaactaataatgaaaaaaattataaacttcaaaaataCTGCATACAtgataaaaatgtgaaaataggCATAATATATTGCATGTACTCTTGTGATTTTATTCTACACGACAAATCTTAGTGAATCTCATTAGGGTCCATCTTTTACTATTCAGATCCTGAAATGGAGCAAAGGAGAGGCTCCATCCAGTCCTTTAGCCAAGTAATGCCTCGCCATTTCTGTCGTGGTGGTGTCTCTATACTTTGGAGGGTTTTGTGTAGAAACAAGCTCTTTAATGGGGCCATATACTTGCTCATTTGGTATGGTGTGCATAAAGAAAGATGCGATCGAAATACGCGGTTCTTCGCCTCTGTTCGCCAAAACCCTATGCTCCACACTAACAAACTTATCGTTGCTTATAAGCTGCAAGAAAAGCATCACACATGCATAAAAATGGGATTTGTCAGAATATGGATTAATGTTTAGAAAAACTAATCAAGAATGAAGTTAATATATCTTTGCCTGTAAGAGATCTCCTAGGTTAACGATGAGAGCTTTGGGATTAGGAAGAACATCGATCCAGTATCCATCATGGAGAACTTGAAGTCCTCCAATGTGGTCTTGAAGAAGAATGGTGATGAAAGATATATCAGTGTGTGAACTTATGCCAAAGGTTCGGTCAGGCTCAGGACAGGGCGGGTAGTAATGAGAGAGCAATGACAAGCTCTTTGCGCAGTCCAGTTCTTTGAGGTGGCTAGTTTCTAAACCAAGTGCTTCTGATAAAAGCTCAAAGATTAGTTCTCCTAACTTCATCATTTGCTTTGAGTACTCCAAAAAGATCTTCCTGAAATATTAATCACCTCATACACTTCATCATTActtatataagttatataattaattCTGATAGAATTagaaatgaaaatttcaaaggataaaaatatatctgatccaaattactcaaaataTTTTGGGATAACATCTTGTTGCCTCTTTTGTATAAACTAGTACCAAATTCATGTAATATATTTTCCTAAGACATTCGTTgtcatctttttaaaaaaagaaaattcctaacgaattttttaaaattttttttttgttttttaactgGACAGTTTCGCACTGTGGCATAATTGTAGCAACTTGGGTTAAATTGAAATAGTACTTTCTCAATTATAAGCTATACTAGATGTATGCATTGGAGTATTGGACCAATAGGAGTTGTTAGTACGTACCGACAAATATTTGGTAATTCCTCAGCTTTAGGAACATCGGGAGCCATAACCGTGGTCAAAGTATCTCTCCAGTTTGCAGCTTGAGAGCTATAGAGATCAAAATTAGTGTTATACTTAACCTTCTTGGTGATGTCTCTACTATAAAACCCTCTCTTCACTTCAGTGTCTTGCTCATGAAACCCACGAGTCccatctttcatcttctccataACATCAAGCGGAATCCCATGGTTTATCACCTGGAAGAACCCGAACTTCTCAGCAGCGTCTCTCACTTTCGCAACCACACTCTCTCGTGTAACCGCGGACTCCAACATGCCGCCTCCAAGATCAATCGTTGGAATCACCACCACCGTCGAGGAGGGTTTGGGAGGGTTTGGTACGGTGACATGTGGCGGGTGATGGAAAATGCGAGGGATCTGTGTGATTCCGGCGTCTACTAGACCCTTGACGCCGATTTTCATCTCGTCGAATGCTTTCACCTCACTGGAACGGTCGTATGTTCCCGCCATTTTGTCTAtcttattgttattattttttgaaaaacaaagcAAGAAACTGTAGAAAGAGATAGAGAGTTATGTATTTCTTGTTGTATCAGACCTCTATGACACTCTCCGTATATATaacaacataaatatatttggtGTGTGAACAGAAACAAAGAAGTATTTGGTGTGTGAACAAAAGTTGAAATAATTACACTTTGCTTGCTCAACTTTTTGGTTGATGTTTACATCGTAGTCGTTGCCCATGTGAATCACTTATGTGATACATCGTCCTTGAATTCAGCTAGTGTTGGTCCTAAAAAATCTGGTACCTTCtactaaagaaaacaaaagtagAGGGTTCCTCGTCGTCTATACAATTATTGCACTATGTTAATGTtaattctctcttttttctttttactacattattattatttctagaATAATTGATAGGTATATAAAGATCATCATCAAATTTTCAATACCGCATATTATTGTatctttgtaattttttaaatattaataaatggcCTTGTGTAAAATGCTCATCACACGTTGTTCGGGACCAGTCTTGAAGTTCCAGTGCGTGTTTTAATGTTGTAGCTTTCAAAGCTTTGTATGTCTCTCATGATATCACATATTCATTAGTTCGTTATGGTATGAACTATCAAGGGTCGTGGTCTCACGTTTTTTGTGTTAAGAAGTTCGTATATATACTTCAACTCTAAATTTATGTCCTTGTATTATCTGGTAGCCGTCCTCCACCGTCCAACTTCGATACCATTTTGACCGTGAAGTTAATGACTATGTTGTGCAAATGGGAGCCTCTCGCTACATTTTATTCCTCCTCTATATACTCTTAGACCAACCGCAACGGTGGACTCGTGGTTAGAGTCCTTAGGAttaataaagtaattttttttgttttttgaatagCTAAGGATTCTAATAGAAAAAAGTGTGTGCAATGGTGGCATTCAGTTAAGAGTTCTTATGAATATATAGGAGTAATAGACAGTAGTAGTGTTGATGatacaaaagaaaacatgagTTGTAGTACTAAACCTTCAAGAGCTTTCTTGATGTCGAGAAAGATCAACACATTAACATCTCTTCTCATGCCTTGCCAAGCCAGTTttgcagcttcttcttcttcttttctacGAAATCAGCGAGAGCTTGTTTGCATTGCAGACGAGCTACATAGTGTTTTGCAGACAAAGTAAGAACCGAGGAAGCATGTAATAATCACTATATGTGTCCAAAACCAATAAATCCAATGTCCTGAAGTGTCGCCATCTGTTTATCCCAGCTGATACACCAATGTCCTGAAGTGTCGCCATCTGTTTATATATTTCCTCTAGCTAAGAACTCAACCTGTTAACACAGAGAGAGAGGCAGAAAGACTCTGTTAAAGGTTTAAGCTTGATATGAAAGAAGATTGTCAAAGCTTGACCAATTCGAAAGGCCAAGCCTTTGGAACAAACCTCACAACACTAATCTCCAAAACAGTTTGAATCTTATACAGAAACATAAAGGAACTTGAGACAACTCAGAGCATGAAAAAGGTTGCTTTTTTGGTAAGAGAACTGATAAGAGAAGTAGATTCACGATCATAATATCTCGAAGAGGGGCAAGTTTTACGATCATAATTATCAGTTTTGACTCAATTGAAACCAAGCACAAAATCATGATCTCCGACGAGAAACTATGACTCTAGATTAATCGATTACCTGGTCGCAATTCGAGGGCAGAATCGAGagagtgatgaagaagaaggaagcaAACCGAATTGAATCTTCGCATGATTCGATTCGAAgcagagagagaggagaggttTTTGGTTTCGAAGCAGAGAGAGTTGGAAGACGAAGAAGACGGAAGACGACACAAACGAAACACAAAACTGTTCCCATCCATTCAAATTTTGCCACGTAGCTTAAGGATCAGGTCCTTAAACCTCTTATTTACGGATCAATCCTTAGGtttattaagcaaaaaaatattattttatcctTTTTACATATGATGCAGCGCTAAGGATTTGGCTTGTTCCCCTGTTGCGGACGCTCTTAGGCTCTTAGCATGTTAGATGTTACTCTAAGGCCTGGAAAATAACCTATAGTATTGTTCGTTTTTATAGGCTTTTTGCCAAAACTATAATTCTAGAAGGATGTCTAAGAACATCATGATCTTTATTTTATAGGCTTTTTGCcaaaattattatagttttatattgtttatacgattatataaaataaagattatgATGTTCTTTTGATTAAAACATATGGTTTATAGTTTCAGAACAAATATgatttataaggttttatatgactataaaacaaagaacaatgagTTTGTAAAGTAAGCTTTGAAAGGTCTTATAAcgaaattttaaatcaaacagcttatttaattagttaatttataAGGTTTATATGGTTTGGAAGGTCTAGACAAGAATTACAgaatttagaaaaaattatataatcatataaaatctaataaatGTGAATATAGATGTAATCTctataataatatttgataatttagTTTCTTTACGCGTTTCTTGTGATTTTAATGATGGTTAATTACTATCAATATTGTTAATAAAGCAAACATATTTCAattgttattattaaattatttatttaattttcttttctctgtatatttttcaaacgattttataataaaaacatttgtaaATACTTATATGAGCACACGAAATTCACAAGTTGTAATTAAACTTGCAGCACCTCGtagaacatgttttttttctgttttctttttcttctttgactAGACAATATTTTCTCATTTAACTTGTAACATAATTGAGCTACAGTCCACTTTAATCTCCTCATCTTGTAAATCTGTGCAGACATTATCATCTGTGATTTCATGGTAAAACATTAGAGATTCACTCATAATCTCgtctttaaaatattatacaatctCACGTTCGACAAATGATCTAGAAACAATCAAAATACTACCGACAAAACAGATATGTATGTTATACACGCAACAATTTCTTGCATGACTATATGACCATATGAGAGATGGAATCATCATAGCTACCTGTCCAAGCTTCTCGGTCGTATCAATTGGAAGTCCTGGCCGATGCAGGTGTATTTGTTTCAGCATGCTACATACTGATCTGAAATAGCCTAGAAGACTTTAGATACGCAAGTCCAAAAGCTTTGATCAGATCTTGAATTGATGCAACACAGAGTTCCCATCAAGTCCTCTGGCCATGTAATGCCTCGTGTACTCAGTGACGGTAGTGTCTCTATACTTGGGAGGATTTTGTTCAGATAAAAGCTCTCTCATCGGTCCATATACTCGAAAGCTTGGTAAAGGGTGCACAAAGAAAGACGCTACCGAAATGCGTGGCTCGTAACCTCTGTTAGCCAAAACTCTATGCTCCACACTCACAAACTTGTCATTCGTTATAAgctgtaaacaaaaaaaaatcac
It encodes:
- the LOC108851503 gene encoding protein JASON isoform X2, which codes for MSCLFRCFRARAERSTIDDSVSQPPGLNSNRSGHDSTNRLSALFLSQDSSPCHHHSQGSGLHIHKDLQYEAQLLKTCSAATATPIEIRKTSEELETPQRGKQFTSSQFHSWISDAVFHLDEAKTDEPCGEFSEQTPSSCMTDARNSARISTGYSDAGEESIGTEFRDGLVDRSSKAPVTDGNITGKKEPVRFECDFDRSYSFSSSKNSISKIPEKAGKTSLKLSDEIQTPGTMIPANMESAARGRARTRSQRVHSPSNLIANASICNLPEDSDEIQEHTKVQACKEKKETESLLSVTCEGKLEESSEKSEQNMTDVSTITYGDRPIIGTAAAHWNEKEQSQISPKWWDGNGIPNSTNKYKEDQKVRWHATSFEERLEKALSEEGGHCFIPSRKLEVMEDAERDTAMSQLHHPAQSTSIVSF
- the LOC108851503 gene encoding protein JASON isoform X1, which gives rise to MSCLFRCFRARAERSTIDDSVSQPPGLNSNRSGHDSTNRLSALFLSQEKADSSPCHHHSQGSGLHIHKDLQYEAQLLKTCSAATATPIEIRKTSEELETPQRGKQFTSSQFHSWISDAVFHLDEAKTDEPCGEFSEQTPSSCMTDARNSARISTGYSDAGEESIGTEFRDGLVDRSSKAPVTDGNITGKKEPVRFECDFDRSYSFSSSKNSISKIPEKAGKTSLKLSDEIQTPGTMIPANMESAARGRARTRSQRVHSPSNLIANASICNLPEDSDEIQEHTKVQACKEKKETESLLSVTCEGKLEESSEKSEQNMTDVSTITYGDRPIIGTAAAHWNEKEQSQISPKWWDGNGIPNSTNKYKEDQKVRWHATSFEERLEKALSEEGGHCFIPSRKLEVMEDAERDTAMSQLHHPAQSTSIVSF
- the LOC108852128 gene encoding probable 2-oxoacid dependent dioxygenase produces the protein MAGTYDRSSEVKAFDEMKIGVKGLVDAGITQIPRIFHHPPHVTVPNPPKPSSTVVVIPTIDLGGGMLESAVTRESVVAKVRDAAEKFGFFQVINHGIPLDVMEKMKDGTRGFHEQDTEVKRGFYSRDITKKVKYNTNFDLYSSQAANWRDTLTTVMAPDVPKAEELPNICRKIFLEYSKQMMKLGELIFELLSEALGLETSHLKELDCAKSLSLLSHYYPPCPEPDRTFGISSHTDISFITILLQDHIGGLQVLHDGYWIDVLPNPKALIVNLGDLLQLISNDKFVSVEHRVLANRGEEPRISIASFFMHTIPNEQVYGPIKELVSTQNPPKYRDTTTTEMARHYLAKGLDGASPLLHFRI